In a genomic window of Pseudomonas mohnii:
- a CDS encoding ABC transporter ATP-binding protein, which translates to MLEVRGVFKSYATPQGLLPVLQGVDLTLKPGSSLALMGESGSGKSTLLHLIAGLDKVDRGSIRSGDHRLEQMNESQLAHWRRTEIGLVFQQFNLIGSLRVEDNLAFQARLAGRHDPRWQAHLVQRLGLSELLRRYPEQLSGGQQQRVALGRALASRPPLLLADEPTGSLDEATSDDVLKLLLELLDDSPTTLLMVTHSPHVAARLADKVVLHGGRLAGAGAR; encoded by the coding sequence ATGCTTGAAGTCCGCGGTGTCTTCAAAAGCTACGCCACTCCCCAAGGGCTATTGCCGGTGTTGCAAGGGGTCGATCTGACCCTGAAACCCGGTAGCAGCCTGGCACTGATGGGCGAGTCGGGCAGTGGCAAGAGCACCTTGCTGCACTTGATCGCCGGTCTGGACAAGGTGGATCGCGGCAGTATCCGCAGTGGCGACCATCGCCTGGAACAGATGAACGAAAGCCAACTGGCGCACTGGCGGCGTACCGAGATCGGTTTGGTGTTCCAGCAGTTCAACCTGATCGGCAGCCTGCGGGTGGAGGACAATCTGGCGTTTCAGGCGCGACTGGCGGGGCGGCATGATCCGCGTTGGCAGGCGCATCTGGTGCAGCGCCTGGGGTTGAGCGAGTTGCTGCGGCGATATCCGGAGCAGTTGTCCGGAGGGCAGCAGCAACGGGTGGCGTTGGGGCGTGCCCTGGCGTCGCGGCCACCGTTGCTGTTGGCCGACGAGCCCACCGGCAGCCTCGATGAAGCCACCAGCGATGACGTGCTCAAGCTGTTGCTGGAACTGCTCGATGACAGCCCGACGACCCTGCTGATGGTCACCCACAGCCCCCACGTCGCGGCGCGGCTGGCCGATAAAGTGGTGCTGCACGGCGGGCGTCTGGCCGGCGCAGGCGCGCGCTGA
- a CDS encoding lipocalin-like domain-containing protein → MRIRLGVWLIAALLGGCDQSAPVDKGFAGLGNQAAAFTPVVPGRVFGFPADHGPHDGFRIEWWYVTANLKDEQGREFGVQWTLFRSALTATSEQAGWGNQTLWLGHAAVTSASVHHAAERYARGGVGLAGVSLTPFNAWIDDWHLSSQATGADPLTELQLSARDKGFGYQLRLTSTKPWVLQGDKGFSQKSEQGQASYYYSQPFFQASGSLEIDGQRYQVSGHAWLDREWSSQPLTANQTGWDWFSLHLDSGEQVMLYRMRQKDGAPYLTGTWIDAQGQTQLLKAGDIRLTVKDSARVAGRSMPVTWSIQIPGKHLDIVISALNPNAWMNLRIPYWEGPVRLSGSHGGQGYLEMTGY, encoded by the coding sequence ATGAGGATTAGGCTGGGCGTATGGCTGATCGCCGCCTTGCTTGGCGGTTGCGATCAGTCGGCGCCGGTAGACAAAGGCTTTGCCGGCCTCGGCAATCAAGCGGCCGCATTCACCCCGGTGGTGCCGGGTCGCGTGTTTGGTTTTCCGGCGGATCATGGCCCCCACGATGGCTTTCGCATTGAGTGGTGGTACGTCACCGCCAACCTCAAGGACGAGCAGGGCCGTGAATTCGGCGTGCAATGGACGCTGTTTCGCAGTGCCCTGACAGCCACGTCCGAGCAGGCAGGTTGGGGCAATCAGACGCTGTGGCTCGGCCACGCGGCCGTGACTTCGGCCTCGGTGCATCACGCCGCCGAACGCTACGCCCGTGGTGGCGTTGGCCTGGCCGGAGTGAGCCTGACGCCGTTCAATGCGTGGATCGACGACTGGCATTTGAGCAGTCAGGCAACGGGTGCCGATCCACTGACAGAGTTGCAACTCAGCGCCCGCGACAAGGGGTTCGGCTATCAACTGCGGCTGACATCGACAAAGCCATGGGTGCTGCAAGGGGATAAGGGGTTCAGCCAGAAATCCGAACAGGGTCAGGCGTCGTATTACTACAGCCAGCCGTTTTTCCAGGCCAGCGGCAGCCTGGAAATCGATGGCCAGCGCTATCAAGTCAGCGGTCACGCGTGGCTCGACCGTGAATGGAGCAGCCAGCCCCTGACCGCCAACCAGACCGGGTGGGACTGGTTTTCCCTGCACCTGGACAGCGGCGAACAGGTGATGCTCTATCGCATGCGGCAAAAGGACGGCGCTCCTTACCTGACCGGTACGTGGATCGACGCCCAGGGGCAGACGCAGTTGTTGAAGGCCGGCGACATCCGCCTCACGGTGAAGGACAGCGCCAGGGTGGCCGGGCGTTCGATGCCGGTCACTTGGTCGATTCAGATTCCCGGCAAGCACTTGGACATCGTCATCAGTGCCCTCAACCCCAACGCCTGGATGAATTTGCGCATTCCGTACTGGGAAGGGCCGGTACGCTTGAGTGGCAGTCATGGCGGACAGGGCTATCTGGAAATGACCGGGTATTGA
- a CDS encoding class I SAM-dependent methyltransferase, whose product MEMPTKDKAIASNRDAWNDSARHHKDSAEWQALLSAVTHADFSCLDDTLTGLLTQIGVDGKAVVQLGCNNGRESLSLYALGARHVVGVDQSAAFLDQARELASRSPRDPEFIEADIHHLPLQLQGRFDLALITIGVLNWMPDIGEFFRHVAQTLKPGGALVVYETHPFLEMFDPESADPFGLDSSYFRAEPFVQNQPIVYEGKVEQPSAASYWFVHTLGAIFTGAIAAGLQISHFKEYPHSNREELYDRYQQQAAQLPLCFTLMAVK is encoded by the coding sequence ATGGAAATGCCGACAAAAGATAAAGCCATCGCCAGCAACCGCGATGCCTGGAATGACTCCGCCCGACACCACAAGGACAGCGCCGAATGGCAGGCGCTGCTGAGCGCGGTGACTCATGCCGATTTCTCTTGCCTGGATGACACCCTGACCGGGTTGCTGACGCAGATCGGGGTCGACGGCAAGGCGGTGGTGCAACTGGGTTGCAACAACGGTCGCGAAAGCCTGTCGCTGTATGCCCTGGGTGCCAGGCATGTGGTGGGTGTCGATCAGTCGGCGGCGTTTCTCGATCAGGCGCGGGAACTGGCGTCGCGCTCACCCCGTGATCCCGAATTCATCGAGGCGGACATTCACCACTTGCCGCTTCAGTTGCAGGGTCGCTTCGACCTGGCGCTGATCACCATCGGCGTATTGAACTGGATGCCGGACATCGGCGAGTTCTTCCGCCACGTGGCACAGACCCTGAAGCCGGGCGGCGCGCTGGTGGTGTACGAAACCCACCCGTTCCTGGAAATGTTCGATCCCGAGTCCGCCGACCCTTTCGGCCTGGACAGCTCGTACTTTCGTGCCGAGCCCTTTGTCCAGAACCAACCGATCGTCTACGAAGGCAAAGTCGAGCAACCGTCGGCTGCGTCCTACTGGTTCGTCCACACCCTGGGTGCCATCTTCACCGGCGCCATCGCGGCCGGATTGCAGATCAGCCACTTCAAGGAGTACCCGCATTCCAACCGCGAGGAACTCTATGATCGCTACCAGCAACAAGCGGCGCAGTTGCCGTTGTGTTTTACCTTGATGGCGGTGAAGTAA
- a CDS encoding type II toxin-antitoxin system RelE/ParE family toxin, with protein MNYLVQQTSIFVQWHASVRDVRARIAIARRIERASAGNLGDVKPVGDGVSEMRVDTGAGYRVYFTMRNGVVIVLLAGGDKSSQSTDIKRAKKLAKEV; from the coding sequence ATGAATTATCTTGTTCAGCAAACCAGCATTTTCGTGCAATGGCACGCTTCAGTTCGCGATGTGCGAGCCAGGATTGCCATAGCTCGCCGCATTGAGCGCGCTTCTGCGGGTAACCTTGGCGATGTCAAGCCAGTGGGTGACGGCGTTTCCGAAATGCGCGTGGACACTGGCGCGGGCTATCGAGTTTATTTCACGATGCGAAACGGTGTCGTCATCGTCCTACTGGCCGGTGGCGATAAATCCTCACAAAGCACTGATATCAAACGTGCAAAAAAATTGGCAAAGGAGGTTTAA
- a CDS encoding sigma-54-dependent transcriptional regulator → MEHSILLVEDDELLAENIQTYLERKDFEVTVCHSAEDALEQLGTFVPDVVLTDNSLPGMSGHDLIQRLRISAPDLKVIMMTGYGNVEDAVVAMKEGAFHYVTKPVALPELKLLLDKALATDRMERTLSFYQEREAQKSGVQALIGESAPMAYLKGTISQLLDAERRMTNSDLPPVLVEGETGTGKELVARALHFDGPRAKGPFIEFNCASIPSNLVESELFGHEKGAFTDAKDRRLGLVEAADGGTLFLDEIGEMDLLLQAKLLKLLEDRTIRRVGSVKERKVDLRVISATNCNLEQMVQQGKFRRDLFFRLRIISIKVPRLYARGEDILLLARHFLATHGKRYGKPHLHFSDQAEELMLNYSWPGNVRELRNMLEQTVLLAQSDTIAAHQLNVCLSLMDEPPMFQHEPPPSEPRPSYNGTESMNLPEVERDMVRKMLDKTDWNVTKSARLLGLSRDMLRYRIEKLGLARPDKRQW, encoded by the coding sequence ATGGAGCACAGCATATTGCTGGTCGAGGATGATGAACTCCTCGCCGAGAATATTCAGACCTACCTGGAGCGCAAGGACTTCGAGGTGACTGTCTGCCACTCGGCGGAAGACGCGCTGGAGCAACTGGGAACCTTCGTTCCCGACGTCGTGCTGACCGACAACTCCTTGCCGGGCATGAGCGGTCACGACCTGATCCAGAGATTGCGCATCAGCGCGCCGGATCTGAAAGTGATCATGATGACGGGCTACGGTAATGTCGAAGACGCCGTGGTGGCGATGAAAGAAGGCGCATTCCATTACGTGACCAAACCGGTGGCCTTGCCAGAGCTCAAGCTGCTGCTGGACAAGGCCCTGGCCACCGATCGGATGGAGCGCACGCTGTCGTTCTACCAGGAACGCGAAGCGCAGAAATCAGGGGTGCAGGCACTGATCGGTGAATCGGCACCGATGGCTTACCTCAAGGGCACCATCAGCCAGTTGCTCGACGCCGAACGCCGCATGACCAACTCCGATCTGCCACCGGTACTGGTGGAAGGCGAAACCGGCACCGGCAAGGAGCTGGTGGCCCGGGCCCTGCATTTCGACGGTCCGCGGGCCAAAGGTCCGTTCATCGAATTCAACTGCGCCTCGATTCCGTCCAACCTGGTGGAGTCGGAGTTGTTCGGTCACGAGAAGGGTGCGTTCACCGACGCCAAGGATCGTCGCCTCGGTCTGGTCGAAGCGGCCGATGGCGGCACGCTGTTTCTCGATGAGATCGGTGAGATGGACCTGCTGCTGCAGGCCAAGCTGCTGAAGCTGCTGGAGGACCGGACGATTCGCCGGGTCGGTTCGGTCAAGGAGCGTAAAGTCGATCTGCGGGTGATCAGCGCCACCAACTGCAACCTTGAACAAATGGTCCAGCAGGGCAAGTTCCGCCGCGACCTGTTTTTCCGTCTGCGTATCATCTCGATCAAGGTGCCGCGCCTGTATGCCAGGGGGGAAGACATTCTGTTGTTGGCCCGCCACTTTCTGGCGACTCATGGCAAACGCTATGGCAAGCCACACCTGCATTTCAGTGATCAGGCCGAAGAATTGATGCTCAATTACAGCTGGCCCGGCAACGTGCGCGAGTTGCGCAACATGCTCGAGCAAACCGTGTTGCTGGCCCAGAGCGACACCATCGCCGCCCATCAGCTGAATGTCTGCCTGAGCCTGATGGACGAGCCGCCGATGTTTCAGCACGAGCCGCCCCCCAGCGAGCCACGTCCGTCCTATAACGGCACCGAGTCGATGAACCTGCCGGAAGTGGAGCGTGACATGGTGCGCAAAATGCTCGACAAGACCGACTGGAACGTCACCAAGTCCGCGCGCCTGTTGGGCCTGAGCCGCGACATGCTGCGTTACCGGATCGAAAAACTCGGCCTCGCTCGCCCGGACAAGCGGCAGTGGTAG
- a CDS encoding sensor histidine kinase: MQILEQQKTPAPDTPAAPGKGWRPAFNLVRWFSLASFFIIAAVALGLGYVSTRFVVEESIERDSMLTAQFIQAIGDAEIRHAGITTTRTMGEMLDPRLDNAYPDVNPGSRAAARIEFLDHVEHLPDCLLAVVYALDRTVVWSTNPEMIGMRVEGDEELDESFEMKETVSTSYHEIDEERPEQKLLREPEYLFVENYIPMFNADKSKVIAMVEIYKEPVDLVARIQRGFKAIWLATLLGGAAIYLGLFWIVRRAAMLLQSQQKQLIANETFVALGEMSSAVAHSLRNPLANIRSSAELAQEIASQTAQKNIGDIISQVDRMSRWVRELLVSLRPVNDDDENVDLVLAVDDALSAFDPLIKRSNVEVRFTPKSVPPVVSQQVLLTQILNSLFANALEAMPKGGVLSIDVESTSPGQVSLMINDTGKGMTRQQQQLVFKPFFTTKQGGLGVGLALVKRIMERFEGSVELTSQEQEGTRVRLNFKVATGGEYGAQHIAGRG; the protein is encoded by the coding sequence ATGCAGATACTAGAACAACAAAAAACACCTGCGCCTGATACACCGGCCGCACCCGGCAAGGGCTGGCGTCCGGCCTTCAATCTGGTGCGCTGGTTTTCCCTGGCCAGCTTTTTCATCATTGCTGCGGTGGCCCTGGGGCTGGGTTATGTGTCCACGCGCTTCGTGGTCGAAGAGAGCATCGAGCGCGATTCGATGCTCACCGCCCAATTCATTCAGGCCATTGGTGACGCAGAAATTCGCCATGCCGGGATCACCACGACCAGGACCATGGGCGAAATGCTCGACCCGCGGCTGGACAACGCCTACCCCGACGTCAATCCCGGTTCTCGGGCCGCTGCCCGCATAGAGTTTCTCGACCATGTCGAGCACCTGCCGGATTGTCTGTTGGCGGTGGTGTATGCACTGGATCGCACCGTGGTCTGGTCGACCAACCCGGAAATGATCGGCATGCGCGTCGAAGGCGACGAGGAGCTGGACGAGTCCTTCGAAATGAAGGAAACGGTGTCCACCAGCTACCACGAAATCGATGAGGAGCGTCCCGAGCAAAAACTGCTGCGCGAACCCGAGTATTTGTTCGTCGAGAACTACATCCCGATGTTCAACGCCGACAAAAGCAAAGTGATTGCCATGGTGGAAATCTACAAGGAGCCGGTCGATCTGGTGGCGCGCATCCAGCGTGGATTCAAGGCGATCTGGCTGGCGACCCTGCTCGGTGGCGCGGCCATTTACCTGGGGCTGTTCTGGATCGTGCGGCGGGCGGCCATGCTGCTGCAGAGTCAGCAGAAACAACTGATCGCCAACGAGACGTTTGTCGCCCTGGGGGAAATGTCCTCGGCGGTCGCCCACAGTTTGCGTAACCCGCTGGCGAACATCCGCTCCAGCGCGGAACTGGCCCAGGAAATCGCCAGCCAGACCGCGCAGAAAAACATCGGCGACATCATCAGCCAGGTCGATCGCATGTCACGCTGGGTCCGCGAGTTGCTGGTGTCGTTGCGCCCGGTGAATGACGACGATGAAAACGTCGATCTGGTGTTGGCCGTCGACGACGCCCTGAGCGCCTTCGACCCCTTGATCAAACGCTCGAATGTCGAAGTGCGCTTCACGCCCAAGAGTGTTCCACCGGTCGTCAGCCAACAGGTGCTGCTGACGCAAATTCTCAATAGCCTGTTCGCCAATGCGCTGGAAGCCATGCCCAAGGGCGGCGTGTTGAGCATCGATGTCGAATCGACGTCGCCCGGGCAGGTGAGTCTGATGATCAATGACACCGGCAAGGGCATGACCCGGCAACAACAACAATTGGTCTTCAAGCCGTTCTTCACGACCAAACAAGGGGGATTGGGCGTTGGCCTTGCCCTGGTCAAAAGAATCATGGAACGCTTTGAAGGCTCGGTCGAACTGACCAGCCAGGAGCAGGAAGGAACCCGCGTCCGTCTCAATTTTAAAGTGGCAACGGGAGGGGAATATGGAGCACAGCATATTGCTGGTCGAGGATGA
- a CDS encoding addiction module antidote protein translates to MSQTLTTFDMATLLDSDEAISEYLSQVLIEGDNEEFLRAVGYVIKARGMTQIAKDSGMGRESLYKAFAPGAKPRFDTVLKVIHALGIDLCAQPGHVINH, encoded by the coding sequence TTGAGCCAGACTTTGACGACTTTCGACATGGCAACACTGCTCGACAGTGACGAAGCTATCAGTGAGTACCTCTCCCAAGTACTGATCGAGGGTGATAATGAGGAGTTCCTTCGAGCTGTTGGCTACGTGATAAAAGCCCGTGGGATGACCCAGATAGCCAAGGATTCAGGCATGGGTCGCGAAAGCCTGTACAAGGCCTTCGCCCCAGGAGCGAAACCGCGATTCGACACGGTATTGAAAGTCATTCATGCCCTCGGCATTGATCTTTGCGCACAACCAGGCCATGTCATCAATCACTGA
- a CDS encoding ChbG/HpnK family deacetylase, whose amino-acid sequence MPHRVIVNADDFGLSACDNAVILGAFQAGVISSTTAMANMPAFEAACSMARHPLLEGRVGLHFNLTAGRPLSRRILTRRTFCDSAGLFDLNLSRARLWLGHQDRRAVHEELEAQWQRCLDNGVRPSHLDSHQNVHTIWPIGEIVARFAAHQGVPVRLARNLGPTQSLPKRMFKQLLNHRLNSLAGATADYVGTPQDLRNATPPDDGLLEIVAHPSQLGADFGDACLDQGESLSELLEQRLPGVPRVAYGVAGFTLDNPAESVE is encoded by the coding sequence ATGCCGCACCGAGTCATAGTCAACGCTGACGATTTCGGCCTCAGTGCCTGCGACAACGCGGTGATCCTGGGTGCCTTTCAGGCTGGAGTCATCAGTTCCACCACCGCCATGGCCAATATGCCGGCCTTTGAAGCGGCGTGTTCAATGGCCCGGCATCCGTTGCTGGAAGGACGCGTCGGCCTGCACTTCAACCTCACCGCTGGCCGCCCGTTGAGCCGGCGCATTCTGACGCGCCGGACCTTCTGCGACAGCGCCGGCCTGTTCGACCTCAACCTGTCCCGCGCCCGCCTCTGGCTCGGCCATCAGGATCGCCGCGCCGTACACGAAGAACTCGAGGCGCAATGGCAACGCTGCCTGGACAACGGTGTCAGGCCCAGCCATCTGGACTCCCACCAAAACGTGCACACCATCTGGCCGATCGGCGAAATCGTCGCGCGTTTCGCCGCCCACCAGGGGGTTCCCGTGCGCCTGGCGCGTAATCTGGGGCCCACGCAGAGCCTGCCCAAACGCATGTTCAAGCAACTGCTCAATCACCGCTTGAACAGCCTGGCCGGCGCCACCGCCGACTACGTGGGCACTCCCCAGGATTTGCGCAACGCCACCCCACCGGACGACGGCCTGCTGGAAATCGTCGCCCACCCCAGTCAACTGGGTGCCGACTTTGGCGATGCTTGTCTGGATCAGGGCGAGTCGCTGAGCGAACTGCTGGAACAGCGACTGCCGGGAGTGCCGAGGGTGGCCTATGGCGTGGCTGGCTTTACTCTGGACAACCCTGCGGAGTCGGTAGAGTAA
- a CDS encoding ABC transporter permease: MRIFGQTLRALLSHWRLHPVQFFSVLTGLWLATSLLTGVQALNSQARDSYARASQLIGGEPQASLSAPGGGTFSQQLFVDLRRAGWPVSPVLQGRLILQGHEEQRLQLMGIEPVSLPAGAAVAGQALAIEQVVGFFTAPGSTWISPQTLKALGLSEGARPLAANGQILPPLHAQGDMAPGVLLVDIGFAQQILGLPDQLSRLLLPKGFTATLPEAFKGQLQLKTAGEENNLARLTESFHLNLDALGFLSFVVGLFIVHAAIGLALEQRRGLLRTLRACGVSARMLITCLAVELGVLALMGGMAGVVSGYLLASVLLPDVAASLRGLYGAEVAGQLSLSPLWWLSGIGLSLLGALLAGANSLWRAARLPLLALANPQAWHQAHARWLRRQGWVAAMALVVAWLALLRGDSLASGFVLMATLLLGAALALPVLLNTLLNGLLRGSRSVLGQWFLADCRQQLPALSLALMALLLALAANIGAGSMTAGFRQTFSNWLEQRLTAELYLNPQNPAQSRELHTWLKQQPQLTAVLPNWQVAIQLQGWPVDVFGVIDHPTYREHWPLLEALGDNPWDRLAKDDALMLSEQLARRLKVRLGDHLTIPTPTGPWSPRIVGIYADYGNPKGHVLVNVNHLLRGWPQLTPSRFNLRIEPASIAPFVIALQARFALDDSRIVDQSRLKGWSSQVFERTFAATAALNSLTLCVAGVALFISLLTQSQSRLGQLAPLWALGVTRRQLMLLNLGQTWLLALLTLVLALPLGIALAWCLDAVINVQAFGWRLPLRVFPLQLLQLMGLALLATLLASAWPLYSLYRTQPADLLRTFAHED, from the coding sequence ATGCGTATCTTCGGCCAGACCTTGCGCGCGTTGCTCAGCCATTGGCGGCTGCATCCGGTACAGTTTTTCAGTGTGTTGACCGGGTTGTGGCTGGCCACCAGTCTGCTGACCGGCGTGCAAGCGTTGAACAGCCAGGCGCGGGACAGCTATGCCCGCGCCAGTCAGTTGATCGGTGGTGAACCCCAGGCCAGTCTCAGTGCGCCGGGGGGCGGGACGTTTTCCCAGCAGTTGTTCGTCGACTTGCGTCGCGCGGGCTGGCCGGTGTCGCCGGTGTTGCAGGGCCGGCTGATACTTCAGGGCCATGAGGAGCAGCGTTTGCAACTGATGGGCATCGAGCCGGTGTCATTGCCGGCCGGTGCGGCGGTGGCCGGGCAGGCCCTGGCCATCGAACAGGTTGTCGGCTTTTTCACGGCGCCGGGCAGCACCTGGATTTCGCCGCAGACGCTAAAGGCGCTGGGGCTGAGCGAAGGGGCGCGCCCGCTCGCGGCAAATGGTCAGATACTGCCGCCCTTGCACGCGCAAGGCGACATGGCCCCCGGGGTGTTGCTGGTGGACATCGGGTTCGCCCAACAGATTCTCGGATTGCCGGATCAGTTGTCGCGTCTGCTGCTGCCCAAGGGCTTCACCGCGACGCTACCGGAGGCGTTCAAGGGGCAACTTCAGCTCAAGACCGCTGGCGAAGAAAACAATCTGGCGCGCCTGACCGAAAGCTTTCACCTGAACCTCGATGCCCTCGGTTTCTTGTCGTTCGTGGTCGGCCTGTTCATCGTTCACGCCGCCATCGGACTGGCGCTGGAGCAGCGTCGAGGTTTGCTCAGAACCCTGCGTGCCTGCGGGGTGAGTGCGCGGATGCTGATCACTTGTCTGGCCGTCGAGCTGGGTGTGCTGGCGCTGATGGGCGGAATGGCCGGCGTGGTTAGCGGCTATTTACTGGCCAGCGTATTGCTCCCGGATGTCGCCGCCAGCCTGCGCGGGTTGTATGGCGCCGAAGTGGCGGGGCAGTTGAGCCTGAGTCCGCTGTGGTGGCTTAGCGGGATCGGCCTCAGCCTGCTCGGTGCCTTGCTGGCCGGTGCCAACAGTTTGTGGCGGGCGGCGCGTTTGCCGTTGCTGGCGCTGGCCAATCCGCAGGCCTGGCATCAGGCCCATGCGCGCTGGCTGCGGCGCCAGGGCTGGGTGGCGGCGATGGCCTTGGTTGTCGCATGGTTGGCGTTGCTGCGCGGTGACAGCCTGGCCAGCGGTTTCGTGCTGATGGCGACGCTGCTGCTGGGGGCCGCGCTGGCCTTGCCGGTGCTGCTCAATACGTTGCTCAATGGCTTGCTCCGAGGCAGTCGATCCGTGCTCGGCCAATGGTTTCTGGCCGATTGCCGTCAGCAATTGCCCGCCCTGAGTCTGGCACTGATGGCCTTGCTCCTGGCGCTGGCGGCGAACATCGGGGCCGGCAGCATGACCGCCGGTTTTCGCCAGACCTTCAGCAACTGGCTCGAGCAACGGCTCACCGCCGAGTTGTACCTCAATCCGCAAAACCCGGCCCAGTCCCGTGAACTGCACACTTGGCTCAAACAACAGCCGCAGCTCACGGCGGTGCTGCCGAACTGGCAAGTGGCGATCCAGTTGCAAGGCTGGCCGGTGGATGTCTTCGGCGTGATCGATCACCCGACTTACCGCGAGCATTGGCCACTGCTGGAAGCCTTGGGCGACAACCCCTGGGATCGTCTGGCCAAGGACGACGCGTTGATGCTCAGCGAGCAACTGGCCCGGCGTTTGAAAGTGCGACTGGGCGATCACCTGACGATTCCCACGCCCACGGGGCCGTGGTCACCGCGCATCGTCGGGATCTACGCCGACTACGGCAATCCGAAGGGCCACGTGCTGGTTAACGTCAACCACCTGCTGCGCGGCTGGCCGCAATTGACGCCTAGCCGTTTCAACCTGCGCATCGAACCGGCGTCGATTGCGCCGTTCGTGATCGCCCTGCAAGCACGTTTCGCGCTGGATGACAGCCGCATCGTCGATCAGTCCCGGCTCAAGGGCTGGTCCTCGCAAGTGTTCGAACGCACCTTTGCCGCCACCGCCGCGCTCAATAGCCTGACGCTGTGCGTAGCAGGTGTGGCGCTGTTCATCAGCTTGTTGACACAAAGCCAAAGCCGCCTCGGACAACTGGCGCCACTGTGGGCGCTGGGCGTGACGCGCCGGCAACTGATGCTGCTCAACCTCGGGCAAACCTGGTTGCTGGCGCTGCTGACGCTGGTGCTGGCGTTGCCGCTGGGCATTGCCCTGGCCTGGTGCCTGGACGCGGTGATCAACGTCCAGGCTTTCGGTTGGCGCCTGCCGTTGCGGGTGTTTCCGCTGCAATTGCTGCAGCTGATGGGGCTGGCGTTGCTGGCAACGTTGTTGGCCTCGGCATGGCCGCTGTATTCGCTGTACCGCACGCAACCGGCTGACCTGCTGAGGACTTTTGCCCATGAGGATTAG